From one Prosthecobacter debontii genomic stretch:
- a CDS encoding RHS repeat-associated core domain-containing protein, translating to MRTYLNAHETIGARITVNGGGANVLRARQVMAFHGGGANPQVTTTASDLVALLGADAAAQELVEVTGAGSTPLQPLPRTALTGVKDKPPITSTLSEVVAAIQAHPQASALLTATASSGSTGRTSYQWTSQDRLAGVTMPDGTQHDYSYDYRARRVGMARHGGPEPARDTAVVFSGGLSVAEYEGVPGFAVSPEAPSVHYVRGPDMGGGVGGMLYSVRGSTVKYSLSNGRGDIIAQSDASATITWTASYEAYGKRPVETGENLDKQRANSKDEDPTGLLNEGFRYRDIETGMWLSRDPAGFVDGPNLYAYVKQNPWTGFDPHGLEFYGTNEGNETPEVRQAIRDADNAVYSHIGGMLKGTGNVIHGILKQVKSAIFGEKDAFDIFPGVTLVEHEINGTKPKLPDITTAEGQGEAITGAALLFEGAKTTSGGGKTPTSSGQKTAATNAAIVEAETGPLKGSGGPGKVYEIPANQLIANKPYIGKTRQPTVADRMKAKDHRSKTPTGHPPQAKTLAEDLTDNETAGVEALLIEQRGLQNLSNKIPGLNTSLPKNKERIEAGKKVLEQAK from the coding sequence GTGCGGACTTATCTCAATGCCCACGAGACGATCGGGGCACGGATCACCGTCAATGGGGGAGGTGCAAATGTGCTGCGGGCTCGGCAGGTTATGGCGTTCCATGGCGGCGGAGCTAATCCGCAAGTGACCACGACGGCCTCGGATCTGGTGGCGCTTTTGGGTGCGGATGCGGCGGCGCAGGAGCTGGTGGAGGTGACAGGCGCGGGGAGCACCCCGCTGCAGCCGCTGCCTCGCACGGCGTTGACGGGTGTGAAGGACAAACCGCCGATCACCAGCACGCTCAGTGAGGTGGTCGCAGCGATCCAGGCACATCCACAGGCTTCCGCCCTGCTGACAGCCACGGCCTCCAGCGGCAGCACGGGGCGCACGTCGTATCAGTGGACGAGTCAGGATCGCTTGGCCGGGGTGACAATGCCGGATGGCACGCAGCATGACTACAGCTATGATTACCGCGCCCGACGGGTGGGCATGGCTCGACATGGCGGCCCTGAACCTGCACGAGACACGGCGGTGGTGTTCAGTGGCGGGCTGAGCGTGGCGGAGTATGAGGGCGTGCCGGGCTTTGCGGTATCCCCGGAAGCGCCCTCGGTGCACTATGTGCGTGGTCCTGACATGGGCGGAGGCGTGGGCGGCATGCTGTATAGCGTGCGTGGGAGCACGGTGAAATACAGCCTGAGCAACGGGCGCGGGGACATCATCGCGCAGAGTGATGCGAGTGCGACGATCACGTGGACGGCGAGCTACGAAGCGTATGGCAAGCGTCCGGTGGAGACCGGAGAGAACCTGGACAAACAGCGAGCCAACAGCAAGGACGAAGACCCAACGGGCCTGCTGAATGAAGGCTTCCGCTATCGGGACATCGAGACGGGGATGTGGCTGAGCCGAGATCCGGCGGGATTTGTGGATGGCCCCAACCTGTATGCCTATGTGAAGCAGAATCCTTGGACGGGCTTTGACCCACATGGGTTGGAATTTTATGGCACCAATGAAGGGAATGAAACGCCCGAGGTCCGCCAAGCCATCCGAGACGCTGACAATGCAGTCTATAGTCACATCGGTGGCATGCTAAAAGGAACGGGTAACGTCATTCATGGAATCCTGAAGCAGGTTAAAAGCGCCATCTTTGGTGAGAAGGATGCCTTCGACATTTTTCCGGGAGTTACTTTGGTTGAGCATGAAATAAACGGCACAAAGCCTAAGCTCCCTGACATTACCACTGCGGAGGGACAAGGAGAGGCAATAACAGGAGCCGCGTTGCTCTTCGAAGGTGCCAAGACAACTTCTGGCGGAGGTAAAACACCAACGTCTTCGGGGCAAAAAACAGCCGCTACAAATGCTGCTATAGTTGAAGCAGAGACTGGCCCCTTAAAGGGGTCTGGGGGACCTGGAAAAGTCTATGAGATACCCGCCAATCAGCTCATTGCAAACAAGCCATATATTGGTAAAACGCGTCAACCAACGGTTGCTGACAGAATGAAGGCCAAAGATCATCGTTCGAAAACCCCCACCGGTCATCCACCCCAAGCTAAAACTCTTGCAGAAGACCTCACAGATAATGAAACGGCAGGCGTTGAAGCACTGCTAATCGAGCAAAGAGGGCTGCAAAATTTATCGAACAAAATACCAGGTCTGAACACCTCGCTTCCGAAAAACAAAGAGCGCATTGAAGCTGGAAAAAAAGTGCTCGAACAAGCAAAATGA
- a CDS encoding RHS repeat-associated core domain-containing protein — MFTNQRQSNGDLVNGSWTFAEETVFLWQDWTLLAEFVRSSPSGSFGLRRSYLWGLDVDGTLGGAGGVGGLLWVAEYVPGQSSSHRQLAPWYDGNGNIMGWLEKDGSESLPLYRLEYDPYGKLLVEETVRVERNQKQRDLNVDAEWLTRPPFAFSTKYEDAESGLLYYGYRYYAPEMQRWLSRDPIGEHGGVNLQVFCVNNPVNFIDTDGRLTGAPTTMPATSNPMAPSPNSTPFRSPGNNPNSPDYPGSSPGGRSGEIPAPVDPFGILPPGYDPTAGPEPHKDPHFPPEPEYPKEKPKDKEGWSAPHAGEWHVQFGAEKKEKKLYRVIWTRLNSPGYGSGFVMLSQLRDKLPNSIRKELDAQFVKAGIYIQRSGGISAFRALSFPSNAGRCYHLDLEVVTGEAFRFLHDY, encoded by the coding sequence GTGTTCACGAACCAACGCCAGAGCAATGGCGATTTGGTGAATGGGAGCTGGACGTTCGCCGAGGAGACGGTGTTCCTGTGGCAGGACTGGACCCTGCTGGCGGAGTTCGTGCGCAGCAGCCCGAGCGGCAGCTTTGGCCTACGCCGGAGTTACCTTTGGGGCCTGGATGTGGATGGCACCTTGGGCGGAGCCGGGGGCGTGGGTGGTCTGCTGTGGGTGGCGGAGTATGTGCCGGGGCAGAGCAGCAGCCACCGCCAGCTTGCACCCTGGTATGATGGCAATGGCAACATCATGGGCTGGCTGGAGAAAGACGGCAGCGAATCCCTGCCACTTTACCGCCTGGAGTATGATCCCTATGGCAAACTGCTGGTGGAGGAAACCGTGCGAGTGGAGCGCAATCAGAAACAACGCGACCTGAATGTGGATGCCGAATGGCTGACCCGCCCGCCCTTCGCCTTCAGCACCAAGTATGAAGACGCGGAGTCAGGCCTCCTGTATTACGGCTACCGGTATTACGCACCTGAGATGCAACGCTGGTTGTCACGGGATCCGATTGGAGAACATGGAGGTGTAAATCTTCAGGTTTTTTGTGTAAACAATCCTGTTAATTTCATCGATACCGATGGCAGGCTGACTGGGGCGCCTACAACGATGCCAGCAACCTCGAATCCTATGGCCCCGTCTCCTAATTCTACTCCTTTCAGGAGCCCTGGGAACAATCCAAATTCCCCCGATTACCCGGGATCCTCGCCAGGAGGACGTTCTGGAGAAATTCCTGCACCCGTCGATCCATTTGGCATATTGCCTCCTGGATATGATCCCACCGCCGGACCAGAACCACATAAAGATCCACATTTCCCCCCTGAACCTGAATATCCGAAAGAGAAGCCTAAAGATAAAGAAGGTTGGAGTGCTCCACACGCTGGAGAATGGCACGTGCAATTTGGTGCTGAGAAAAAGGAAAAAAAACTCTACAGGGTAATTTGGACACGCCTAAATTCACCTGGCTACGGATCGGGTTTTGTCATGCTTTCCCAACTACGGGACAAACTCCCGAACAGCATACGCAAGGAGCTAGATGCCCAGTTTGTTAAAGCAGGTATATATATACAAAGAAGCGGTGGAATTAGCGCATTCAGGGCATTATCTTTTCCATCTAACGCTGGGCGTTGTTATCATTTAGACTTAGAGGTTGTGACCGGAGAGGCATTCCGCTTTCTTCATGATTATTAA
- the tnpA gene encoding IS66 family insertion sequence element accessory protein TnpA, producing MNKQAIVLKSDRAGRVQTPVGRLIAVVREYESSGLSGPRFAALTGINYQTFVTWRSKVSVKRSPFTRSLTGSVLC from the coding sequence ATGAACAAACAGGCCATCGTGTTGAAGAGTGATCGGGCGGGACGGGTGCAGACGCCGGTGGGGCGGCTGATTGCCGTGGTGAGGGAGTATGAGAGCAGCGGCTTGTCGGGGCCGCGCTTTGCAGCGCTGACGGGGATCAACTATCAAACCTTTGTGACTTGGCGAAGCAAGGTATCCGTCAAACGAAGCCCCTTCACCAGGAGCTTGACAGGAAGTGTGCTATGCTGA